GAACCTTCCTTATACACGGGCAATGGTCCAGGCAGCGCTAGAAGGCGAACTGAACTCTGTAGAAACAGTGACAGACCCGATTTTCGGCCTGCAAATGCCCGTCCATTGTCCTGGTGTACCTGATGAGGTACTTCAGCCGCGTAAAACATGGAGCGACGAATCAGCCTATGTGAAAAAAGCGGAAGAACTTGCGAGGCAGTTCAAAGAGAACTTCACCAAATTTGACAATGTTTCACCTGAAATCAAAAATGCAGGTCCGAACCTGTAAAACAAAACGAAGAAGCAGCTTCCGAAAGGGAGCTGCTTTTGTGTGTTTCAGAAGTGTCCGGGTAGAGAGCGCCAAAGTTCCCGCCTTCTTCTTCATCCCGATTTTTTTGTTACCGGCCGCGCTGCTTAAGCCTCCTCCTTTTCATCCACCGGCATGCCTTTTCCGTTACTTCCCTGTTCAGCCGGGGAGGAAAATAATGATCCTGCTGGGGAAAAATCCACGATTCAACCGGCTTCCTTTCTTTTTTCATTGCGTCTTCAAGAAGATATGCATGTTCAACCGAGACATTTTCATCTTTCTTTCCATGAATAATCAAAACATCAGCGTCCATCCCGGTCAGTTTCAATAACGGGTTCCTGCCGGCATAGTTTCCGGCCGCTTTCCACGGCGTACCGCCGATTACCCTTTTCATCATCCTTCTTAAATCAACTCGCTCTTTATAAGTGAGCGCCACATCAGAAACGCCACCCCATGTGATAACTGAAGCAGCTTTTTGAGATAATATAGCGGTCCAAAGCGCCATGACCCCGCCCCTTGAAAATCCAAATAAATGAATTCGGTCCGAATCGGCCACCGGCAGGTTTCTGAGGACTTCCAGGCCGTTGACCGCATCCCAGCGGTCTCTGCCGGCAAAGTCTTCGTTTCCTTCTCCGCCGCGGTTTCCGCGATAAAAAGGCGCAAATACGACAAATCCTTCCGAAGCAAACTGTATAACCCGCGCTATCCGCACCATTCCGACATTTTTGATGCCGCCCCGCAAGTAAAGAATCGCTGGATATACCTTATTTTCCACCGGCACCGCCAGATACCCTTTAACTTTCAGCCCTTCACTTATATACGTTGTTTCATAAAGCCGGATGTTCGGATTGGGGGACGGAAATGGCCGTTTCTCTATGATTTGTCCATTTTTCATTTCTGCCCCTCCTCTCAAAAAGGCTTGAATTTAAACCCCGGTGTCCATTCTCTACCCTGCCGCAAAAATTTTCATTCATCTTTGCGGCTCGCCTGAAAATGCACCCTCACTAGTGCCTGGTTCAGTGTTAACCGGTGCTGGAAATTAGTGACAGGTGTTCAGTCAAGTATCCGCAAGGGAAATCAACTTGCCTTCCGGCGGCATACGGGCAAGCCTCCCCGCCTTCACTTTTCTTAATAGACAGTTGATTGGTCCGCGGCTTCGAGACTCCTGCGGGAGTTTAAAGACAGATGAGATCTCAGCAGGAGAGCCAGCTATGATTCTATGCGTTTCCACGTCCTGGGGCAACGCATAGGCAAGCACATTATGTTTAAGTGCGGAAGAGCCAATGCTCACAGTTAACAATTTTTCAAAAACAACACAACCTTCGATAATAATGGGCTTTTTAAAAGGAACTGGGCAGATACACACTTTTCCTTCTCCGACATACTGTATCATATATGGTTAATTTTTCACCGGGGAGGAAAACACATGCATCCATTTTTCAAGTTGGGTTTGGTACTCGCGGCTATCGGTCTATTGATGGGTCTTACAGCCTGCGGAGCAAACCAAAATGACAGCGTCCGAGTGGCAGAAGTAACCCACTCCATTTTTTACGCCCCGCAATACGTTGCGCTCTCAGAAGGTTTCTTTGAAGAAGAAAACCTGGAAATCGACCTGAAAACGACGTGGGGCGGAGACAAAACGATGACAGCCCTTCTTTCAGGAGGAGCTGATGTTGCATTGGTCGGTGCCGAAACAACTCTTTATGTGAAGGCACAGGGATCAAATGACCCGGCTGTGAATTTTGCTCAGCTTACACAGACTGACGGCACATTTCTTGTCTCACGTGAAAAAATGGACTCTTTTAGTTGGGAGGACCTGAAAGGAACAACTTTCCTTGGCCAGCGGAAAGGCGGCATGCCGCAAATGGTTGGTGAATATGTCCTGAAAAAGCACGGAATCGATCCCCATTACGATATGGAATTGATCCAAAATATCGATTTTGCGAATATCGCAAATGCTTTTGCTTCAGGAAAAGGTGACTACGTCCAGCTGTTCGAACCGACAGCCAGCATTTTTGAGCAGGAAGGTAAAGGGCATATCGTCGCTTCCTTCGGTGAGGAATCCGGCCACGTCCCTTACACAGTTTTCATGGCAAAGAAAAGCTACTTGAATGAAAACAGAGGTGTTATTGAACGTTTTACAAAAGCCGTTCATAAAGCACAGAAGTGGGTTGAAGAACACAGTGCAGCTGAAATCGCAGAATCCATTGCCCCGTATTTTGAAGATACGCCGAAAGAGTTGATCGAAACCGTTGTCGACCGTTATAAAAGCCAGGGATCCTATGCCACTGATCCGATTCTTGATGAAGAAGAATGGAATAACTTGAAGTCCATCATGGAAGAGGCTGGGGAACTCCCTGCCGATATCGGGCATAGTGAGCTTGTAAACAATGAATTCGCAGAAAAAGCGATGAAATAACCGGGAGGACTTTTTATGAGTTTCCTGACACTTGAGGGCATCCACCACACTTATTTTTCCAAAACATCCGTTACAACCGCGATCGATGAGGTTTCTCTTGCAGTTGAGGAAGGTGAATTTGTGTCATTTCTCGGCCCAAGCGGCTGCGGAAAAACAACTTTACTTTCCATCATCGCCGGATTGCTGATGCCGACGTGCGGAAAGGCGGCAATCAACGGCAAGACGGTGCAGCGGCCAGATGGAGAAATAGGCTATATGCTGCAGCAAGATTATTTATTCCCCTGGAAAACGATTGCTGAAAATATATTTCTAGGCTTAAAAACGATGAATAAGCTGAACGAAGACACAAAAGAGCGGAGCCTGCGCCTGCTTGAAGACATGGGCCTGGGAAATGTGGAACAGCAATATCCCGACGAGCTGTCAGGAGGCATGCGGCAGCGTGTCGCTCTCGTACGTACACTTGCGGTCAATCCGAAGTTGCTCCTTTTAGATGAACCGTTTTCAGCACTGGACTATCAGACAAAGCTTAAACTTGAGGACCTTGTTTTAGCCACGTTGAAAGAGTACAACAAGACGGCGCTTCTTGTCACACATGATATCGGCGAGGCGATTGCCATGAGCGACCGGATCTATTTATTAAAAGGAGAACCTGGTGCCATCGCCAGAATATTCGAGGTGCCGGCAGAACTGCGTAACAAAAGGCCGTTTCTCGCAAGACAGGATGAAAGGTTTTCGGCACTTTTCCAAACGATATGGAAGGAGCTGGAGAGCCTTGAACAAACAAGTTGATATTGAAAAACGCCATGCTGACTATTTAAAAGGGATAAAAACCACCAAAACAAAGGTTCTGACCTGGCAGTCCGCCCTCTTTCTCGCCTTTTTCACATCGTGGGAGGCCGCCAGCAGGCTCACCTGGATCGATCCGTTAATTTTCAGTGCGCCTTCAAAGATCTGGGGAATGTTTTGGGTGAAGCTGGCAGACGGGTCACTTCTCACCCATTTATCGGTCACTTTATTTGAAACGGTTCTCGGATTCTTGCTCGGGACACTGCTTGGCACACTGCTTGCCGCCTTACTCTGGTGGTCACCGTTTCTATCAGATGTACTGGACCCTTACCTTGTCATTTTGAATGCGATGCCGAAAGTGGCACTTGGCCCAATACTAATCGTCGCTCTAGGTCCCGGGTTTGTATCCATTATTGCAATGGGCACCGTCATTTCCGTAATCATTACAACCCTGGTTATATACAGTGCATTCAAAGAAACTGATGACAACTATATCAAGGTCATGCAAACATTCGGTGCCACGAAACGCCAGGTATTCCATGAAGCTGTGCTGCCGGCTTCATTCCCGGCGATTATTTCCACCTTGAAAGTGAATGTCGGGCTTTCATGGGTCGGTGTCATTGTCGGCGAATTCCTGGTTTCGGCCGAAGGGCTCGGGTATATGATCATTTACGGCTTCCAGGTTTTCAATTTTACATTGGTTCTTCTGAGCCTGCTGCTGATTGCCGTTTTCGCAACACTGATGTACCAGGCAGTCGAATGGCTGGAAGCTAAGCTGATAAAAAGGTCCGGATAACTATGGATATATATATAAATCCCGGCCGGTTTTCCGGGCGGGATTTGGCATTTTTATGATTAGGCAGGGTTCCATGTTATATGTTATACGTTATGTTATCAAGAATGCTTTTTCTGATTCTATCGCGTTCGGTTGAGTTTTGCCCGCAAAATAAAACACATAGCATAGAAAAACACTATGAATGTAAAAAGTATAGGCGTTTCTTTTGATTGGCAATCAATCGCTTTTACAACTGGTTTCTGTAAAAGGCAAGAATAAAGAAGTAGTGTCACCTTACTATCGGAGTATGAATTCTTATACTAGTTTGCATTTATTTTATTAATGGCTGTGTTTGATGTTACACATTGTTGGGCGGTTTTCAGCTCCGTTTCGTATCTCAAATCGGTCCTGAGCGCATTTACAGGGACGATTCCTCATGATTCGTACCTCTATTCGATTGGTGAAGGTATGCGAGACACCTTGAAAACACACCGTATTTTCTCATCCGGTGAAAATTCGAAGAGCTTTTTCAATGTTCCGCGGAGCAGCGGGTCAGGTGAGACCCAGCAGCAGGGGTAGCAATATAATGAGACTTACCGTCCGCCTCGCGGCAAAGAAACAGAGCCTATTAATAAAAATGAGCAGCCCAATTCTATTGCTAATGGGACTGCTGTTTGTTGTACCAGTTACTGTTTTGGACTCAGAAAACAGTACCCGATAATCAACACCAGGGCGTTCAACAGCAGTATTATGCTGTATTTCCGCTCAATCACGCTGGCAAACAGCCCTATTGCGGTGAAATCGGCTTTCCTCCAAATCGGCATTCCTCATCTTAGGGGGCAAGCGGAGCCATCCACCCTTCCAAAAACTCATGGAAACCTTCGGGAACATTTTTCACACCATCAAGCGGCAATTCCGTCTTCTTAATCATTTTTCCGCCATAAACCATCGCCACATGGCCGCATAAATAACTGATTTCCTGATGGTCATGGCTGATGAACAAAGTGGTTGTTCCTGTCTCCTTTAAAATTTGTTTAAAGTCCTGGAGCAGTTTCTTCCTTGTCGGGAGGTCCAATGCCGAGAAAGGCTCGTCCAAAAAAAGCACCCTGGGATCGGTGACAAACGCACGGGCAAGTGAAACGCGCTGTGACTCGCCGCCGGACAGCGTCCTTGCATGCCTGCCGGCAAGATGTCCCACGCCAAAACGCTCAAGCCAATACACTACCTTTCCTTTTACATCCTGTTTCCGCACTTTTCGGAAGGAAAGCGGAGCAGCCACATTTTTAAATACGGTTGTATCCATCATGAGCGGATGCTGAAACACGACAGCCGTTTGCCGCCTCGTTTCGATTGTGATGTTCCCTGGGAAAACCTCACGTCCGCTTAATGATATGGAGCCGGCATCAGGGTCCTCCAGCATCGCCATCACTTTCATCAGAGTGCTTTTGCCCGCACCGTTCGGGCCGATGATACCGGTCACTTCTCCTTCTTTTACCGTTAATTCAGGCACTTCAAGAATCGTGCGGCCGTTTTTAGCTAATCGAACATTCTTCATTTCAATAACAGGCTGCATCATTCTTTCACCTCACGCTGCTGCATCATCGTCAATCCGAGAGTCACAAAATAAGCAAGCAGTAACAGGATGACCGAAAGACCGATGGCCACCTCGGTATTCCCTTTATTGACTTCCATAACGGTTGCAGTCGTCAACACCCGCGAATAATCTTTTATGTTCCCTCCGACCATCATTGAAGCACCCACTTCCGAAACAACTGCACCGAAGCCGGCGATGACAGCAGCAAGCAGGGAGTATCGTGCCTCACGCAAAGCCAGGAGCAGCATTTGCACACGTGTTGCGCCAAGCGCCCTCATTTGCAAAAGCAGGCGGTCGTCGATTTGCATGATGGCAGCACTTGTAAGTCCGATAACAATCGGGGAGGCAATGACTGCCTGGGCAATTACAATTGCAGTGGGTGTATATATCAAATTCATAAAACCAAGCGGGCCGTTCCGGGCCAGCAGCAAAAACACCCATAACCCGATGACGACCGGCGGAAAGCCCATGGCCGTATTGATGACACTGAGTATGAATTTCCGGCCTGGAAACCGCACCCAGGCAAGTATCACGCCAAGCGGGACACCGATGACCAAGCTGATCAAGGTTGCTGTTCCGGACACCTTCAATGTCAGCCAGGTAATACTGAAGATTTCCGGGTCACCGGTAAATATCATGCGCAGGGCTTCTAAAAGTCCGCGATATATCATATCCATGCTGATTCCTCCGGTCCATTGATGCGGATACTCAGTGCTGCGAAACTGGAAAGCTCACAGCACTTATGTGCCGGCATCAAGTCGACTTTTATTTTACATCCGGAAAGAACAGCGGCTGGCCGTACTGTTCAATGCCGAATTGTTCAATCGTATCCTGTGCTTCTTTGGAAACCATAAAATCCACAAAAGCTTCTGCAGCTTCGCTGTTGATTTTGTCCGATTTTTTCGAATTCACCTGCATGACATGGTATATGTTTTTCAAGCTTTCATCACCTTCAACAAGGATTTCCATTGATAACTCATCATGGAGTGCCAGATAAGTAGCACGGTCAGTAAGCGTGTAACCGCTTTTTTCAGATGCCACTCTTATCGTTCCGCCCATTCCCTGTCCTGTTTCCTGATACCATTTCCCTCCAGGCTGCAATTCCGCCTCTTCCCATAAAGACTTTTCTTTTTTATGGGTCCCGGAATCATCGCCCCGTGAAACAAAAACAGACTCTGAATCGGCAATCATCTTCAATGCTTCACCAGGGCTTTTCGCACCTTTGATGCCGGCCGGATCCTCCCCCGGGCCTGCGATGACAAAATCATTGTGCATGACAAGCTGATAGTTTGTGACATCACCGTTATCCACCAGTACCTGTTCAGAGTCCGGAGCATGTGTCAATAGCGCATCTGCTTCTCCGTTTTCTCCCATCTCAAGTGCTTTCCCGGTACCTACCGCAATTGTTTTGACCATATATCCATTCTGTTCTTCAAACATAGGCACAAGCTTGTCCAATAGGCCGCTGTCCTGGGTGCTCGTTGTTGTGGCAAGGATGAAACTTGATTTAGGTTGTTCCGCAGCAGCATTTTCTTTTCCCCCGCCATCTGCTTCCTGAATGGACTGAACGTTTCCGCATGCCGTAAGCAGTGCCGTTAACATGGCACCAATCAGAAATAAAAATGATTTTTTCAATTAATTGACCTCCTCAATGACTGAAGCGATCCCGGTTACATCATATCCACCCAGTTTGTTGATCCCTTCCTGTAACTCATCGGATTGCAGAATTTGTTTTATCGACAGCCACTGCTCACTCTTGTAAAACTCTTCCCTCATGACAAAGTCATACCTTTCCTTGATAAGCGGCACAAAGCCAAGTCCTCTTTTCCGAGCAGCGCTTTCAGTACCTAATCCCGCGTCAGCTTCACCTCTCAAAACGGCAGAGGCAAGATCGGTATGTGTCTGTTCAACATTTTCATAACCTCTGATGGAACGGCGGTCAATTCCCATTTTTTTCAGATGGAAATCAAGCAGAAGGCGGGTCCCGGCCCCTTTTTGCCTATTCACAAACACCAAATCGGCTCGGTTAAGATCCTTCCAGCCCTGCAAATGTTTGGGGTTTCCTTCAGGCACGATCCAGCCGATATTCCTCTTTACAAACTGCACGACATAAACCGGCTGTCCCGCAAACATCCTTCTGATAATAGGCGTATTATATTCACCCGTTTCCTCATCAAGCAGGTGGCAGCCGACAATATCAGCTTTCTCGAAATACATGCTGAGCAGGCCTTCCATACTGCCGACAAAGGCAGGAAGAATCAATGTACCTTCTCCTCGCTCTTTCATATAGCGGATGACAAGGTCTACTGAAAGGTCATGACTGCCAATAAAAAGCACTGGAGGCGCCAGCCGGCCAGCCCCCTGTGCACGAGAATATTCATCTTCCGCTTCAGGCACGCCATGCTGTTTGCCGAGAAAGACATCAAGGTCCTCAGGATTAAACCGCATCTTCCGGCCAATTCTTGTAACCGGAAGCTCCCCGCGCTTCACTATTTCATATACGGTATACTTTGAAATTTTCAGCATGTCAGCAACATCTTCCGGAGTCAAGAAAGGTTTCGCCATGGATAAACACTCCTTTTATGTACCTGCACTCTAAGTTTACTGTCTGCATTATACGCGGTCAATCCATTTCGTTATGTTTTGTTTAGTTTAATTGGTTTTTGTTTAGTTTTATCTATTTTATTCATGTTTTGTTTGGTTAAATATATTCTGTTGATGCTTTCTCATACTATTTAAGCGCCCTTTCCGCAAGGTAAAGAACAAATGCACAAGGCTCCCGCATAGCGGCGTACCGCATAAGCAGGGCTGTACCAGGAAGGGCGCTTTTTCCCTTCTTGGGGCGGCAATGCTTATGACGATAGCCGCCAGGGCTCGCAGCCGGACAATTCGAAATGCGGAGAGCCCTTGCTCAGCGGCGTACGCATAAGCAGGGCTGTACCAGGAAGGGCGCTTTTTCCCTTCTTGGGGCGGCAATGCTTATGACGATAGCCGCTAGGGCTCGCAGCCGGACATTGATCTTCCTTAAAACTTTCTTACCTATAAAAAAAGGCTCCTGCCGTTAATCCATCGGCAGGAGCCTTTTCAACACTATTCAAATAAGGTTGTGTTCATGAATATACTTCATACTTTCAACCAATATCTTATCTTTCATCATAAAACTGAATTCTTTGCGGCTGCGGATATTATCCGGCAGGCTAGTGACCAGAACAGGACCTTCCGTTTCCAGGTAGTCCGTTTTTTTTCGGACTTCCCGGATCCGGGCAAAATAAGTGTTTTTCACAACTGTTGCATCTTTTCCTGACACTTCATACTGCCCGATATAGTTGAGCTCTTCCACAATTCCGCCAGTTTCTTCGAATACCTCTCTTACAGCTGCCTCTTCAGGCGTTTCCCCGGGTTCTACTTTACCGCCCGGAAACTCGATTCCCCTGTTTCGATGGCGTGTCAGCAGCCATTGATTATGAAATTTGCAGATGACCCAAACATGCCGGGGATCATCCGAGAACGGCTGCTCCGAAAACGAGAATTTCACTGTATTGTCATAGTAATCCTGAAAAGTAATCATAGCCATAACTCCAACTTTTGTAGTGTCTTGTGATTTCATCCTTCTATCGGATTACTTATGAATTCCATTACCGTCCCTTTCGAGATTAACGGTGGATAATATTACTGATGATCCACTTGCCGTTTTCGTAAGTGAATTCCACTGTTATGCTGTAGGATCCATAGAGATCGGAAGTGTTCTCCTGATAAAGCTCATATTTTTTTGAGTCAATTTTTTTCAGTTCGTATGGATTGTCTTTTTCAAACCAGGGCGGAAGTTCTGTCGGAACGATATATAAACCGCCGTCCCTCTCTTCATAATAAAAATCCACATATGTTTTTGCAACCTCAAGTTTAGAAATGCTGCCGAAGTCATTTAGAAGTTCTTGTTTAGACTGATATTTCTTAACCATATACTGTTCGTCTGTATCCTGTACAAGCTTATCGATGAATGCGGTTAATAATGTTTCGGCTTGATCCTCTGTAAAGGCTGCTTGTTCCTTATTCTCTGTTGCTTGCGCTACCTGGGTTTCAGGAAATAAATGACCGAACGGCGCTTTTGCCGTTGACTCCGGAAACATGAATAATCCCCCTGCCGCTATGAAAAGTGCGGCTGTCATTGCAGGCAACCATTTTCTTGTTGTTTTCATGCTGATCTCCCCCTGTTTGCTGTTTGTGCCTACTTCCTGTATTCCCATGAAAAGGAAGTAGTTAAACCTGTTATATGTACAAATTTACGGACTGCCCTTCACCCGTTCCCATCCAGGGCTCTATAGATATAGACGGAATCCCGTCCCTGTATGTTTCAAAATCCCAACATTTTCTTGGAAGTTTTTTGAACGGAGGCACCGGCTCATTTCCAACCGCTTTGTACTTGATGTGGGAATCAGCGTTCTTTATGTTAACATGCAAAGTATTGAAACGGCGGCCTTAAGATTGTTGATCTGCTGATTCACAGCATTGGCTCACCAATCATTTTGAACGAAAATCAGGGATAAGCCGCAAAAAGCCAGTTCCGGATCGAGAGGATAGGCATGGAGTCCAGAATATACAGAGGGATAACGATCTAGCGGGGTATATGGCGGGAAGCTGGCTATACACATTGCTGTCTCATCGCACTCCATCCGTTCTTTTAGAGCAAAGAATGATGGATTACAACAAATCCCCAGCCGCTTGCCAAGGCTGGAAAAACACCCGCTCAGGTATCTTTTTAATATTCGTCCGTGACCGACGCCGTTGACACAGCATGCTTTTTATTGCACATTGACCGCCCGGTTCAGCGACTGAATATCTTTGACAGCATCCACATATTTTTGATAATCGCCTTCCTGTGAAGCCTCAGCAAGCAATGTGGAGGTCCCTGAGGCATAAT
This is a stretch of genomic DNA from Bacillus marinisedimentorum. It encodes these proteins:
- a CDS encoding alpha/beta hydrolase family protein, which encodes MKNGQIIEKRPFPSPNPNIRLYETTYISEGLKVKGYLAVPVENKVYPAILYLRGGIKNVGMVRIARVIQFASEGFVVFAPFYRGNRGGEGNEDFAGRDRWDAVNGLEVLRNLPVADSDRIHLFGFSRGGVMALWTAILSQKAASVITWGGVSDVALTYKERVDLRRMMKRVIGGTPWKAAGNYAGRNPLLKLTGMDADVLIIHGKKDENVSVEHAYLLEDAMKKERKPVESWIFPQQDHYFPPRLNREVTEKACRWMKRRRLKQRGR
- a CDS encoding ABC transporter substrate-binding protein, which translates into the protein MHPFFKLGLVLAAIGLLMGLTACGANQNDSVRVAEVTHSIFYAPQYVALSEGFFEEENLEIDLKTTWGGDKTMTALLSGGADVALVGAETTLYVKAQGSNDPAVNFAQLTQTDGTFLVSREKMDSFSWEDLKGTTFLGQRKGGMPQMVGEYVLKKHGIDPHYDMELIQNIDFANIANAFASGKGDYVQLFEPTASIFEQEGKGHIVASFGEESGHVPYTVFMAKKSYLNENRGVIERFTKAVHKAQKWVEEHSAAEIAESIAPYFEDTPKELIETVVDRYKSQGSYATDPILDEEEWNNLKSIMEEAGELPADIGHSELVNNEFAEKAMK
- a CDS encoding ABC transporter ATP-binding protein → MSFLTLEGIHHTYFSKTSVTTAIDEVSLAVEEGEFVSFLGPSGCGKTTLLSIIAGLLMPTCGKAAINGKTVQRPDGEIGYMLQQDYLFPWKTIAENIFLGLKTMNKLNEDTKERSLRLLEDMGLGNVEQQYPDELSGGMRQRVALVRTLAVNPKLLLLDEPFSALDYQTKLKLEDLVLATLKEYNKTALLVTHDIGEAIAMSDRIYLLKGEPGAIARIFEVPAELRNKRPFLARQDERFSALFQTIWKELESLEQTS
- a CDS encoding ABC transporter permease, producing MKTTKTKVLTWQSALFLAFFTSWEAASRLTWIDPLIFSAPSKIWGMFWVKLADGSLLTHLSVTLFETVLGFLLGTLLGTLLAALLWWSPFLSDVLDPYLVILNAMPKVALGPILIVALGPGFVSIIAMGTVISVIITTLVIYSAFKETDDNYIKVMQTFGATKRQVFHEAVLPASFPAIISTLKVNVGLSWVGVIVGEFLVSAEGLGYMIIYGFQVFNFTLVLLSLLLIAVFATLMYQAVEWLEAKLIKRSG
- a CDS encoding ABC transporter ATP-binding protein, whose translation is MMQPVIEMKNVRLAKNGRTILEVPELTVKEGEVTGIIGPNGAGKSTLMKVMAMLEDPDAGSISLSGREVFPGNITIETRRQTAVVFQHPLMMDTTVFKNVAAPLSFRKVRKQDVKGKVVYWLERFGVGHLAGRHARTLSGGESQRVSLARAFVTDPRVLFLDEPFSALDLPTRKKLLQDFKQILKETGTTTLFISHDHQEISYLCGHVAMVYGGKMIKKTELPLDGVKNVPEGFHEFLEGWMAPLAP
- a CDS encoding ABC transporter permease — protein: MDMIYRGLLEALRMIFTGDPEIFSITWLTLKVSGTATLISLVIGVPLGVILAWVRFPGRKFILSVINTAMGFPPVVIGLWVFLLLARNGPLGFMNLIYTPTAIVIAQAVIASPIVIGLTSAAIMQIDDRLLLQMRALGATRVQMLLLALREARYSLLAAVIAGFGAVVSEVGASMMVGGNIKDYSRVLTTATVMEVNKGNTEVAIGLSVILLLLAYFVTLGLTMMQQREVKE
- a CDS encoding substrate-binding domain-containing protein, with the translated sequence MKKSFLFLIGAMLTALLTACGNVQSIQEADGGGKENAAAEQPKSSFILATTTSTQDSGLLDKLVPMFEEQNGYMVKTIAVGTGKALEMGENGEADALLTHAPDSEQVLVDNGDVTNYQLVMHNDFVIAGPGEDPAGIKGAKSPGEALKMIADSESVFVSRGDDSGTHKKEKSLWEEAELQPGGKWYQETGQGMGGTIRVASEKSGYTLTDRATYLALHDELSMEILVEGDESLKNIYHVMQVNSKKSDKINSEAAEAFVDFMVSKEAQDTIEQFGIEQYGQPLFFPDVK
- a CDS encoding helix-turn-helix transcriptional regulator, giving the protein MAKPFLTPEDVADMLKISKYTVYEIVKRGELPVTRIGRKMRFNPEDLDVFLGKQHGVPEAEDEYSRAQGAGRLAPPVLFIGSHDLSVDLVIRYMKERGEGTLILPAFVGSMEGLLSMYFEKADIVGCHLLDEETGEYNTPIIRRMFAGQPVYVVQFVKRNIGWIVPEGNPKHLQGWKDLNRADLVFVNRQKGAGTRLLLDFHLKKMGIDRRSIRGYENVEQTHTDLASAVLRGEADAGLGTESAARKRGLGFVPLIKERYDFVMREEFYKSEQWLSIKQILQSDELQEGINKLGGYDVTGIASVIEEVN
- the ytkD gene encoding RNA deprotection pyrophosphohydrolase, which gives rise to MITFQDYYDNTVKFSFSEQPFSDDPRHVWVICKFHNQWLLTRHRNRGIEFPGGKVEPGETPEEAAVREVFEETGGIVEELNYIGQYEVSGKDATVVKNTYFARIREVRKKTDYLETEGPVLVTSLPDNIRSRKEFSFMMKDKILVESMKYIHEHNLI